A window from Salarias fasciatus chromosome 11, fSalaFa1.1, whole genome shotgun sequence encodes these proteins:
- the bcl3 gene encoding B-cell lymphoma 3 protein homolog — translation MPRIMTMNGDHQSVATAPLDLSTSARERGSAAGSRTPDCSSRAGDARASSCSPAPPACTGTDSLEIHTPDPKTSGGRKRTADASSLRLPFRKRPIPVEADTQEESPAAESADRGSPAEAADSRCRESLCAPVERRAVVSAPAPMQIEEARLSPNGYLVRFVPFSYGHHRMVCLPSVPERSHPLIHQPENLYHSSIVMATRQDEDGDTALHIAVVQGELGIVCKLIHLLLLADRSLDIYNNLRQTPLHLAVITKQPNMVEALLRAGAEPSALDRNGQTALHLCCEYDQRDCLSVVLALSMSSSCLEIRNYEGLSPLHLAVLQGRKDLARLLLDAGADINAMDVKSGQTPLMHAVENNNADLVRFLIENGCDVNSQSYSGNTALHSACGRGQVDTVRLLLKSGADSGLKNYHNDTPVNVAKNKKIADVLRGRGSKQIRVQDQHCRSDSPHGSNFTESGSPSPSNSRGCSPLTTSSLHHSASHSPKTPSVLRFPFL, via the exons ATGCCGAGGATCATGACCATGAACGGCGACCACCAGTCGGTCGCCACCGCGCCGCTGGATTTGAGCACCTCTGCCAGAGAGCGCGGGAGCGCCGCCGGCTCCAGGACTCCGGACTGCAGCAGCCGCGCCGGTGACGCTCGCGCGTCCAGCTGTTCGCCTGCGCCTCCGGCGTGCACGGGCACGGACAGCTTGGAAATTCACACACCGGACCCCAAAACAAGCGGTGGTCGCAAACGGACAGCGGATGCATCTTCACTGAGGCTTCCTTTTAGGAAGCGACCGATCCCTGTTGAAGCTGACACCCAGGAAGAGTCGCCTGCAGCGGAGAGCGCGGACCGCGGCTCTCCCGCTGAGGCTGCGGACTCCAGATGTCGGGAGAGTTTGTGCGCTCCAGTGGAAAGAAGGGCAGTGGTATCAGCACCTGCTCCTATGCAGATCGAAGAAGCAAGATTGAGTCCAAATGGATACCTCGTCCGCTTTGTGCCTTTCAGTTACG GTCACCACCGAATGGTCTGTTTACCCTCTGTCCCAGAGCGAAGCCACCCCCTGATCCACCAGCCTGAGAACTTGTATCACTCCAGCATCGTTATGGCAACACGTCAAGATGAAGATGGAGACAC AGCCCTCCATATCGCCGTGGTGCAGGGGGAGCTGGGCATTGTCTGCAAACTCATTCATCTGTTGCTGCTGGCGGACAGAAGCCTTGATATCTACAATAATCTCCGCCAG ACTCCTCTTCATCTGGCAGTGATAACCAAGCAGCCGAACatggtggaggctctgctgagAGCAGGGGCTGAACCGTCGGCCTTGGACCGCAACGGCCAGACAGCGCTGCATCTCTGCTGTGAATATGACCAGCGTGACTGCCTGTCCGTAGTGCTCGCTCTGTCGATGTCGTCCTCATGCTTAGAGATCAGAAACTATGAAG GTTTGAGCCCCCTCCATTTGGCTGTACTGCAAGGACGAAAAGATTTGGCTcggctgctgctggatgctggagCTGACATCAACGCCATG GACGTCAAGAGTGGCCAAACTCCCCTCATGCATGCTGTGGAAAACAACAATGCAGACTTGGTCCGCTTCCTCATTGAG aATGGATGTGACGTCAACAGCCAGTCGTACAGCGGGAACACAGCCCTGCACAGCGCCTGCGGCCGAGGTCAAGTCGACACTGTGCGATTGCTCCTGAAAAGTGGTGCCGACAGCGGCCTCAAGAACTACCACAACGACACCCCAGTGAATGTGGCAAAGAACAAAAAG ATTGCAGATGTGTTACGAGGGAGAGGCTCCAAACAGATAAGAGTTCAAGATCAGCACTGTCGGTCAGACTCACCACATGGGAGCAACTTCACAGAGAGTG gGTCGCCATCTCCCAGCAACAGTCGAGGATGTTCACCTTTGACAACGTCGTCACTCCATCACAGTGCATCCCACTCTCCAAAGACTCCATCTGTGCTTCGATTTCCATTTTTGTAG
- the ddx61 gene encoding probable ATP-dependent RNA helicase ddx6 — MATARTANPALMIGMNNPTNGQLRGQTKSAGQQSGLFSVGQQPSVTQKQTTIPQSSGGIKFGDDWKKCLELPPKDHRVKTSDVTSTKGNEFEDYCLKRELLMGIFEMGWEKPSPIQEESIPIALSGRDILARAKNGTGKSGAYLIPLLERIDLKKDHIQAIVMVPTRELALQMSQISIQLSKHLGGVKVMATTGGTNLRDDIMRLDEIVHVVIATPGRILDLIKKGVAKVDRVQMMVMDEADKLLSQDFVILIEDIISFLARDRQILLYSATFPISVQKFMAKHLKKPYEINLMEELTLKGITQYYAYVTERQKVHCLNTLFSRLQINQSIIFCNSTQRVELLAKKITQLGYSCFYIHAKMMQEYRNRVFHDFRNGLCRNLVCTDLFTRGIDIQAVNVVINFDFPKSAETYLHRIGRSGRFGHLGLAINLITSDDRYNLKTIEDQLVTDIKPIPGSIDKSLYVAEFHSVDQEEEEDEREARLKALGAA, encoded by the exons ATGGCTACTGCAAGAACCGCGAACCCGGCATTAATGATCGGAATGAATAATCCAACAAATGGGCAGCTCAGAGGACAGACGAAGTCAGCTGGACAACAATCTGGACTCTTTTCAGTGGGCCAACAGCCCAGTGTGACCCAGAAACAGACCACCATTCCTCAGAGCAGTGGCGGCATCAA GTTTGGTGACGACTGGAAGAAGTGCCTGGAGCTTCCTCCAAAAGACCACAGAGTGAAAACCTCG GATGTGACGTCAACTAAAGGAAATGAATTTGAAGACTACTGCCTAAAGAGAGAACTTTTAATGGGGATCTTTGAAATGGGATGGGAGAAGCCCTCCCCCATCCAG GAGGAAAGCATCCCGATTGCTCTTTCTGGTCGAGATATTTTGGCACGGGCCAAAAACGGTACAGGGAAAAGTGGAGCCTACCTCATCCCTCTCCTGGAGAGGATAGACCTGAAGAAGGATCATATCCAGG CCATTGTGATGGTACCGACCAGAGAGCTGGCGCTGCAGATGAGCCAGATCAGCATTCAGCTCAGCAAGCACTTGGGAGGAGTTAAGGTCATGGCTACCACCGGTGGAACCAACCTGAGGGATGATATCATGCGTCTGGATGAAATAG TGCATGTGGTGATTGCAACACCAGGCAGGATACTGGACCTGATCAAGAAGGGAGTGGCAAAAGTGGATCGGGTCCAAATGATGGTGATGGATGAA gCAGATAAGTTGCTGTCCCAGGACTTTGTGATCCTCATTGAAGACATCATCAGCTTCTTGGCCAGGGATCGCCAGATCCTGCTGTACTCGGCTACCTTCCCCATCAGCGTGCAGAAGTTCATG GCCAAGCACCTGAAGAAACCTTATGAAATCAACCTGATGGAAGAACTGACTCTGAAGGGCATCACGCAGTACTACGCCTACGTGACTGAAAGACAGAAGGTCCACTGTCTGAACACACTCTTCTCCCGG cTTCAGATCAACCAGTCCATCATTTTTTGCAACTCCACTCAGAGAGTTGAGCTTCTGGCAAAGAAAATCACTCAGCTTGGCTACTCATGCTTTTACATCCACGCAAAGATGATGCAGGAGTACAGGAACCGAGTGTTCCACGACTTCAGGAACGGGCTGTGCAGGAACCTGGTCTGCACAG ATCTTTTCACAAGGGGAATCGATATCCAGGCTGTGAACGTCGTCATAAACTTCGACTTCCCCAAAAGTGCCGAGACGTACCTGCACCGCATCGGCAGATCAG GACGTTTCGGTCACCTGGGTCTCGCCATCAACCTGATAACGTCGGATGACCGTTACAACCTGAAGACCATCGAGGATCAGCTGGTCACTGACATCAAGCCCATTCCCGGCAGCATCGACAAGAGCCTGTACGTGGCGGAGTTTCACTCTGtcgaccaggaggaggaggaggatgaacgTGAAGCAAGACTCAAGGCACTGGGAGCAGCTTGA